A region of the Zhihengliuella halotolerans genome:
GGCGACCAGCCGATCGGAAACGCCGCCAACCCGACCGCGCTGTCGCTGCCGTGGTTCCTGGACGACTACCTGAAGCTGCTCTCCGACGCCGTTGAGTAGCCCCGCCGTCCGCGCCCGACCGGGCGTGCGGCGGAGCGCGTGGACGCTGGCCCTGCTCGGCGCGATCGTCGTGCTGGCCCTGCTCTCCGTGGCGTTCGGCGCCCGTGTGGTCAGCCCCGGCGAGGTCTGGGCCGGGCTCGCCGGCTCGGCCGAGGGTTTCGGCGAGGCCGCCGTCGCCAAGCGCGTGCCCCGGACCGTCTTGGCCCTCGTGGCCGGGGCGGCCCTGGCCGTCTCCGGGGTCGTCATGCAGGGCGTGACCCGCAACCCTCTCGCCGACCCCGGCATTCTCGGCGTCAACATGGGGGCCGCGCTCGCCGTCGTCGTCGGCATCGCGCACTTCGGCCTGCGCTCCGCGACGAGCTTCATCTGGGTCGCGATCGCCGGGGCCGCCCTCGCTGCGCTGGTCGTCTACGCGATCGCGTCGCTCGGGCCGAACGGCTTCCATGCCGGGGCCGCCACGCCGCTCAAGCTGGCGCTCTCCGGCGCCGCCGTCTCGGCGGCCCTCGCCTCGTTCGTCTCGGCCGTCATCTTGGGACGCAACGACATCGCCTCCGGCGTGCGTTCGTGGCAGATCGGTGGCGTCGGCGGGGCAGACTTCGGGTCGATGGCCGCTGTCGCGCCGTTCCTCGCCGGCGGGCTCGCCGTCAGCCTGCTGGCCGCGAAGGCGCTCAACTCGCTCGCGCTCGGCGACGAGCTCGCCGCGGGCCTCGGCGAACGCGTCGGCCTGGCCCGCGGCCTGGCCTCGCTCGGGGCGATCGTCCTGGCCGGCGCCGTCACGGCGTTGACGGGGCCGATCGGGTTCGTCGGGCTCGTCGTCCCGCACGTCGTCCGGCTGCTCGTCGGTTCGGACCACCGGTGGCTGCTCCCGCTCTCCGCGCTCGCGGGCGCCGCTCTCCTCACCGCCGCGGACATCGTCGGCCGGGTCGTGGCACGCCCCGCTGAGATCGACGTCGGCATCGTCACCGCCCTCGTGGGCGCCCCGTTCTTCATCTACATCGTCCGGAGGCAGAAGGTGCGCGAGCTGTGAGTACGACGTCGTCGCGCACCCGCGCCGCGTCGGTCACCGTGCTTCTGGTCGCCGTCGTCGTCGCGCTCTATCTGCTCAACCTGATGGTGGGCCGGACCTTCTATCCGCTGCCCGACGTCGTCGCGGTCGCCTTTGGCGCCGATGTGGACGGCGCGAACTTCACTGTCGGGCGGCTGCGTCTGCCCCGGGCCACCCTCGGACTGCTTGCCGGGGCCTCGTTCGGCCTGGCCGGCGTCTGCTTCCAGACCCTGCTGCGCAACCCGCTCGCGAGCCCGGATGTGATCGGCATCAGCGCGGGAGCGAGCACCGCGGCGGTGTTCGGCATCGTGTTCTTCGGCCTCTCGGGGGCCGCCGTGGCCGGGCTCTCCGTTATCGCGGCCCTCGCCGTCGCGGCGTTGATCTACATCCTCTCGGCGCGCGGCAGCTCGACGGGTACGCGCCTGATCCTCATCGGCATCGGCGTCGCGGCGATGCTCGAGTCGTTGACGACCTACGTCCTGTCGAAGGCCGGCGACTGGGATCTGCAGGAGGCCGTTCGCTGGCTGACCGGCAGCCTCAACGGGGTCGGCTGGGATCAGGTGCTGCCCGTCGCGGTTGCCCTCGCAGTGCTCGGCCCGCTGCTCGTCGCGCAGGCCGGCCCCCTGTCCATGATGGCGCTCGGCGAGGACACCGCGGCGGGGCTCGGGGTCGACGTCGGCCGGACCCGGCTGTTCGTGGTCCTCGCGGCCGTGGGGCTCGTCGCGTTCGCCACCTCGGCGGCGGGGCCCATCGCGTTCGTGGCGTTCCTCTCGGGGCCGGTGGCCGGCGGGCTCGTGGGGCACGGGCGGTCGCTGCTGCTGCCCGCGGCGCTCGTCGGCGCGGTGCTCGTGCTCGGCGCCGACTTCGCCGGGCAGAACCTGCTGCCCTCGCGCTATCCGGTGGGCATCGTCACCGGGGTGCTGGGGGCGCCGTACCTGGTCTACCTGATCACGCGCAGCAACAGGACGGGGGTGATGTGAGGGCTCACATCCGGCCGGGATATGATGTCCGGCATGCCTGTTGCTGAAATGGAAGGCCTGGAAATGGCCGACGCTGTCACCGCCGTCGTCGCCCGCCGTGGCCTCGACGAATTGACCCTGAACGACGTGGCCGCTGAGGCCGGCGTCGACGTGACCTCGCTCGCCCGGATCTATCCGACCAAGGCCGCCCTCGCCCGCGCCACGTTCACGCACGTGTTCGCGCGCTCCAACGATGCGGTCAACGCCGCGATCGACGGCCGCTACGGCGTCGACGCCATCCGCGCGTTCATTATGGCCGTCCTGCCGGACGACGAGACGAAGGTCGCGGCCGCGCGCGTGCTACTGCCGTTCTGGCAGCTCGCCCTGCACGACGACGAACTCGCCGCCGCAGGGGCCACTGCCTCCGATGCGTGGCGCACCCTGCTGCGCACGTGGCTGCGCGAGGCGATGGCCGATGGCGACGTCCGCGCGGACGTGCCGGTCGACGTCGTCACCGAAACCGTCCTGAACTGGATCGCCGGCACGCAGGCGGCCGCGATCGGCGAGGCCCGCCACAACGCCCCGCGGCAGCTGCACGCCCAGGTCGACGCGCTGCTGGACCTGCTGCACGGCTGAACCGCCGCCACGCACTCATGCGGGCCGACCCGGTCCGGGGCGGTCAGCTATGCAGCGCCCGCAGGACCTTGTAAAACTCGGCCTTGCCCTCGAGGCCGATGCCCGGCAGGTCTCCGGGGGTGACGCGGCTGTTGACCACGACGGCGTCGTCGGTGAAGCCGCCGGTGGGCTGGAACTCGCCCGGGTAGGACTCGTTGCCGCCGAGCTTGAGGGCGGCGGCGATGTGCAGCGAGAACTGGTGTCCGCCGTGCGGGACGCAACGTCGGGAGGACCACCCGTGCCGCGCCAGGATGTCCTGGATGCGTTTGTACTCGACCAGTCCGTAGCTGAGCGCGGGATCGACCTGAAGGTAGTCGCGGTCCGGTCGCATGCCGCCGTATCGAATCAGGTTCGTGGCGTCCTGTCTCGAGAACAGGTTCTCGCCCGTGGCGATGGGGTTCGCGTAGTGCTCGGAAACCGTGGCGTTCAGCGCGTAATCCAAGGGGTCGCCGATCTCCTCGTACCAGAACAGGTTGTATTGCTCGATGGCCCGGCCGTACTCCAGGGCGGTCTGCAGGTCGAACTTTCCGTTGACATCCACGGCCAGGCGCGAGCCGTCGCCGTCGAGTACCTCGAGCACGGCCTCGATTCGACGGACGTCTTCGGCGAGGTCGGCGCCGCCGATCTTCATCTTGACCACGTTGTAGCCCTGGTCGAGGAATCCGCGCATCTCGGCCTGCAGGTCCTCCAGCGTTTTGCCGGGGGCGTAGTAGCCGCCCGCGGCGTAGACGAAGACGTCCTGATCCGGGTCGCCGTCACCGTAGTGGTCAGAGATCCACCGGTAGAGCGGAACACCGGCGATCTTCGCGGCGAGGTCATGCAGGGCCATGTCGGCCACCCCGACGGCGACCGAGCGCTCGCCGTGGCCACCGGGCTTCTCGTTGGCCATCATGAGATCCCACGCGCGTTCCGGTGACAGCTGCCCGTCCTCTCCGAGGAGGTCCTCGGGTGGGGCATCGAGCAGGCGGGGCAGGATGCGCTCCTGCAGGATCGCCGTCGCGTTGTACCGGCCGTTGGAGTTGAAGCCGTAGCCGACCAGGGGCTTGCCATCGACGATCGTGTCGCTGACGAGGGCGATGATCGTGCAGTCCATCTTTGTGAAGTCGATGAAGGCGTTCCGGATCGAGGAACTGATGGGGATGGTGCCCACGTGGGCGGAAACGATTTTCATCTTGACGTCTCTCCTATCTTCGTAACTTATTTCTTATAAGACTGACTGTCGCATGTTCCCCAGATGTGATCGGATATGGGGCAAGTGCGAAAATATCTTATAAGATGCGAGTTCAAGGCTAGCTTCGAGTGGCGGGGA
Encoded here:
- a CDS encoding TetR/AcrR family transcriptional regulator, with the translated sequence MPVAEMEGLEMADAVTAVVARRGLDELTLNDVAAEAGVDVTSLARIYPTKAALARATFTHVFARSNDAVNAAIDGRYGVDAIRAFIMAVLPDDETKVAAARVLLPFWQLALHDDELAAAGATASDAWRTLLRTWLREAMADGDVRADVPVDVVTETVLNWIAGTQAAAIGEARHNAPRQLHAQVDALLDLLHG
- a CDS encoding FecCD family ABC transporter permease — its product is MSTTSSRTRAASVTVLLVAVVVALYLLNLMVGRTFYPLPDVVAVAFGADVDGANFTVGRLRLPRATLGLLAGASFGLAGVCFQTLLRNPLASPDVIGISAGASTAAVFGIVFFGLSGAAVAGLSVIAALAVAALIYILSARGSSTGTRLILIGIGVAAMLESLTTYVLSKAGDWDLQEAVRWLTGSLNGVGWDQVLPVAVALAVLGPLLVAQAGPLSMMALGEDTAAGLGVDVGRTRLFVVLAAVGLVAFATSAAGPIAFVAFLSGPVAGGLVGHGRSLLLPAALVGAVLVLGADFAGQNLLPSRYPVGIVTGVLGAPYLVYLITRSNRTGVM
- a CDS encoding mandelate racemase/muconate lactonizing enzyme family protein, which gives rise to MKIVSAHVGTIPISSSIRNAFIDFTKMDCTIIALVSDTIVDGKPLVGYGFNSNGRYNATAILQERILPRLLDAPPEDLLGEDGQLSPERAWDLMMANEKPGGHGERSVAVGVADMALHDLAAKIAGVPLYRWISDHYGDGDPDQDVFVYAAGGYYAPGKTLEDLQAEMRGFLDQGYNVVKMKIGGADLAEDVRRIEAVLEVLDGDGSRLAVDVNGKFDLQTALEYGRAIEQYNLFWYEEIGDPLDYALNATVSEHYANPIATGENLFSRQDATNLIRYGGMRPDRDYLQVDPALSYGLVEYKRIQDILARHGWSSRRCVPHGGHQFSLHIAAALKLGGNESYPGEFQPTGGFTDDAVVVNSRVTPGDLPGIGLEGKAEFYKVLRALHS
- a CDS encoding FecCD family ABC transporter permease; protein product: MSSPAVRARPGVRRSAWTLALLGAIVVLALLSVAFGARVVSPGEVWAGLAGSAEGFGEAAVAKRVPRTVLALVAGAALAVSGVVMQGVTRNPLADPGILGVNMGAALAVVVGIAHFGLRSATSFIWVAIAGAALAALVVYAIASLGPNGFHAGAATPLKLALSGAAVSAALASFVSAVILGRNDIASGVRSWQIGGVGGADFGSMAAVAPFLAGGLAVSLLAAKALNSLALGDELAAGLGERVGLARGLASLGAIVLAGAVTALTGPIGFVGLVVPHVVRLLVGSDHRWLLPLSALAGAALLTAADIVGRVVARPAEIDVGIVTALVGAPFFIYIVRRQKVREL